The Faecalibacter sp. LW9 genome has a segment encoding these proteins:
- a CDS encoding IS1182 family transposase, giving the protein MYTSSKIVFKDYNPKENLLFPPNLSELIEEKHPVRVISNIIDGLAIKNLINSYKPYGTSSYHPKMLLKVLIYGYLSNIYSSRKLEQALKENIHFMWLSGMNRPDHNTINRFRSERLKGKLKSIFTQIVLLLEKEGIVSLTTTFVDGTKIEANANRYTFVWGRAIKKHKARISEQLEDLWNYAESVAKEELQNTENIEFKEIDSEKVTQTIDKINEVLKDKKIPSKIRQKLNYGKRNWSKNLEKYKKQEEILQQRNSYSKTDTDATFMRMKEDHMKNGQLKPAYNLQISTNKQYILHYSIHHNPTDTKTLKPHLAGFEQHYHRTPKELVADAGYGSEENYNLLKSKKIKPYVKYNYFRKDQKSGQITSSESNPKLAKIREKVYKLLNTVRGIKLRKQRCHDVEPVFAEIKHNKNFKRFMLRGVDKVEIEVGLLAIAHNLKKMAKIT; this is encoded by the coding sequence GTGTATACTAGTTCGAAAATAGTCTTTAAAGATTACAATCCCAAAGAAAATTTGCTTTTTCCTCCAAATTTATCGGAGTTGATAGAAGAAAAGCATCCTGTTAGAGTTATTTCCAATATAATAGATGGTTTAGCAATTAAAAATCTTATTAATAGCTATAAACCATATGGAACATCATCTTATCACCCAAAAATGCTTCTGAAAGTGTTGATTTATGGCTACCTAAGTAATATTTATTCAAGCCGTAAATTAGAACAAGCACTGAAAGAAAATATTCATTTTATGTGGCTTTCTGGAATGAATCGTCCTGACCATAATACGATAAATCGCTTTCGTAGCGAGCGATTAAAAGGTAAACTGAAATCTATATTCACTCAAATAGTCTTGCTTTTAGAAAAAGAAGGAATCGTTAGTTTAACAACCACTTTTGTTGATGGGACTAAGATTGAGGCAAACGCTAATCGCTATACATTCGTTTGGGGAAGAGCGATTAAAAAACACAAAGCTAGAATTTCTGAGCAGTTAGAAGACTTATGGAATTACGCAGAAAGTGTAGCAAAAGAAGAGCTTCAAAACACAGAAAATATTGAATTTAAAGAAATCGATTCTGAAAAAGTCACACAAACAATTGATAAGATAAATGAAGTTTTGAAAGATAAAAAAATCCCATCAAAGATTCGTCAAAAGCTCAATTATGGAAAGAGAAATTGGTCTAAGAATTTAGAAAAATACAAAAAACAAGAAGAGATTTTACAACAAAGAAATTCTTACTCTAAGACCGATACAGATGCTACATTTATGAGAATGAAAGAAGATCATATGAAAAATGGTCAGCTAAAACCCGCTTATAATCTGCAAATCTCCACGAATAAACAGTATATTTTACATTATTCTATTCACCATAATCCAACCGATACAAAAACCCTAAAACCTCATTTAGCAGGTTTTGAGCAGCATTACCATAGAACTCCAAAAGAGCTTGTAGCCGATGCGGGCTATGGCTCAGAAGAAAATTATAACTTGCTTAAATCAAAAAAGATAAAACCTTACGTAAAATACAATTACTTCAGAAAAGATCAAAAATCAGGACAAATTACTTCTTCAGAGAGCAATCCCAAACTGGCTAAAATAAGAGAAAAAGTATATAAACTTCTCAATACAGTGAGAGGTATCAAACTCAGAAAACAAAGATGTCACGATGTTGAACCAGTTTTTGCCGAAATAAAACACAACAAAAACTTTAAACGATTTATGTTAAGAGGAGTTGATAAAGTCGAAATTGAAGTCGGCTTACTTGCTATTGCTCATAACTTAAAGAAAATGGCGAAAATCACCTGA
- a CDS encoding TonB-dependent receptor plug domain-containing protein, whose amino-acid sequence MRRNLKNLFVLGSLLCGASLFAQEKTVTGTVKDQDGLPVADAVVKTSGGKEVYTDENGSFSVETNKGEVVTIESFGLPTQTFMVGDQNTYSVTIAPSEDIQLGEAVVTALGITRDKKSLGYSSQEVKGDVVQAGRGSNALQSLSGNVAGAQITAPSTMGGSTRIVLRGIGSITGENRPLIVVDGIPLANNNVNDSNTQRGGGGRDYGDGSFDINPDDVESVNVLKGGPASALYGARAVNGVIMITTKSGKKGREEIVLNTGIAFEEINQIPKLQNLYGGGYSDSFETVNIGGRDFQIVDYTMDESWGPKFNGQQVLHWDAFDPEFASDYLQTRAWEASKNDAKSFFKTGTT is encoded by the coding sequence ATGAGGAGAAATTTAAAAAACTTGTTCGTCTTAGGAAGTTTACTTTGTGGAGCTTCTTTATTCGCACAAGAAAAGACTGTAACTGGTACAGTAAAAGATCAAGATGGTCTTCCAGTTGCAGATGCAGTAGTTAAAACTTCTGGTGGAAAAGAAGTTTATACTGACGAAAACGGATCGTTTTCAGTGGAAACAAATAAAGGTGAAGTTGTAACAATTGAATCATTTGGATTACCAACACAAACATTTATGGTTGGAGATCAAAACACATATTCAGTTACAATTGCTCCTTCAGAAGATATTCAATTAGGTGAAGCGGTAGTTACTGCATTAGGGATTACAAGAGATAAAAAATCGTTAGGTTATTCTTCTCAAGAAGTCAAAGGCGATGTTGTACAAGCAGGTAGAGGAAGTAATGCTTTACAATCATTATCTGGTAATGTTGCTGGTGCACAAATTACAGCACCAAGTACGATGGGAGGTTCTACACGTATTGTTTTACGTGGTATCGGTTCAATTACAGGAGAAAATAGACCTTTAATTGTAGTTGATGGTATTCCTTTAGCAAATAATAATGTAAATGACTCAAACACACAAAGAGGTGGCGGAGGTCGTGACTATGGTGATGGATCTTTTGACATTAATCCAGATGATGTAGAGTCAGTAAACGTACTTAAAGGAGGTCCTGCATCTGCATTATATGGAGCAAGAGCTGTAAATGGTGTAATTATGATCACAACTAAGTCTGGTAAAAAAGGACGTGAAGAAATCGTACTAAATACAGGTATAGCTTTTGAAGAAATTAATCAAATTCCTAAGTTACAAAATTTATATGGAGGTGGTTATTCTGATTCTTTTGAAACGGTAAATATAGGAGGTAGAGATTTTCAAATTGTAGATTATACAATGGATGAATCTTGGGGACCTAAGTTTAATGGTCAACAAGTATTACATTGGGATGCTTTTGATCCTGAGTTTGCTTCTGATTATTTACAAACAAGGGCATGGGAAGCTTCTAAAAATGATGCAAAATCTTTCTTTAAAACAGGTACAACATGA